The Trichomycterus rosablanca isolate fTriRos1 chromosome 22, fTriRos1.hap1, whole genome shotgun sequence genome has a window encoding:
- the prr14 gene encoding uncharacterized protein prr14, protein MNSSSEENGGKSQEKTRHQHQQPEDESVRSCKRKLALTSLESYDSAEAQDSEKKHPESPPPAKRWVIGPLFQSFRSKMASFTEIVMSPVRLFTEHTGALNTEDPSGAEGEEADVVRNRAAVVQRLKFDHGSDRQHGTARHAGSEKQSDSIPEGNDSFRTLTPVKQSVLCNDPGSENGVYDPTSASGSSQGASSSTTPESEPRSSSLTFLTEHGGKKEPDSLPIPIRTSPGKASESQRAEESSDLSCELPENEQNRAIIQDPSQNVAAFRGRKRRDRETSEGAEDVGQVMKSQTVTLDRSLTASKRQRVLVSDGVPGSTGDAEMSRIEFGCSEMLSRTRSRRNDTKCTPPAASGDSKHTPAPKKPPASKNRSSRGVRVRRGVDAFEDQGMSMSLMLKVGPEVDEDVSATSRGLIKNDTEGNRERVMDHVLTENDDGFENLDLIARKSSRADKQRRRCVTSEMRMHVLGDQNVQEPAPVSNRLKRSLSCPDISSLRPSTDHTLPFHPPSPKQPTHPRPCSPLKRERRHTVCSLEIEREIAPLCLRKEVYPNWAGPSGSARPHSPSKSLAALVSCFLSSPLAFLSERSSRRRGDDSTYGSTLSFSKITNSPSTSFTSAFSPDAAHTPEDHALSSHSSVFDSVPTPAEDCGVHQESGEHDLATVASEEKALSDPDVKTVRKQIEGKKVSAIRIRKTLPKPQYNLTPMGLPKAVRVKKKVFSVEEIYTNKNFTSPPEGRLETIFEAPLSRRDGSESFISLKRMKRFIDFPELGVARKPKRPPIGGAGGAQRKGAGNSGAGRTRRGVWASSREESLLVQDSDSLLCSKLTELDTWMIREQMVN, encoded by the exons ATGAACTCATCATCAGAAGAGAATGGCGGG AAAAGCCAGGAAAAGACGAGGCATCAACACCAGCAgcctga aGATGAAAGCGTCCGATCCTGCAAGCGCAAGTTGGCGTTGACCTCGCTGGAGTCGTACGATTCTGCCGAAGCCCAGGATTCGGAGAAAAAGCACCCGGAAAGCCCCCCGCCCGCCAAGCGATGGGTCATCGGGCCGCTGTTCCAGTCCTTCAGATCCAAAATGGCAAGCTTCACCGAGATCGTCATGAGTCCCGTTCGGCTTTTCACCGAGCACACGGGCGCGCTGAACACCGAGGACCCGTCGGGAGCGGAGGGCGAAGAGGCGGACGTGGTCCGCAACAGGGCTGCGGTTGTACAGAGACTGAAGTTTGATCACGGCAGCGATCGGCAGCACGGCACAGCACGGCATGCTGGATCAGAAAAGCAAAGTGACTCCATCCCAGAGGGGAACGATTCGTTTAGGACTTTAACTCCAGTAAAGCAGTCAGTGTTGTGTAATGACCCGGGTTCCGAAAACGGAGTCTACGATCCCACGAGCGCTTCTGGTTCATCTCAGGGGGCGTCCAGCTCAACGACTCCCGAATCTGAACCACGTTCGAGCAGTTTGACATTTTTGACTGAACACGGAGGCAAAAAAGAGCCGGACAGCCTGCCGATTCCGATCCGGACGAGTCCCGGAAAAGCCTCCGAGTCTCAGAGAGCAGAGGAGAGTTCAGATCTTTCATGTGAGCTGCCAGAAAATGAGCAAAATCGGGCAATAATTCAGGATCCGTCCCAAAATGTGGCCGCTTTCAGGGGGAGGAAACGGAGGGACCGGGAGACGAGCGAGGGAGCGGAAGACGTTGGGCAAGTGATGAAATCTCAGACAGTCACACTGGACAGAAGTCTGACGGCGAGCAAGCGGCAGAGGGTTCTCGTATCAGACGGGGTTCCTGGCAGCACCGGGGATGCAGAAATGTCCAGAATCGAGTTCGGTTGCTCTGAAATGCTGTCTAGAACAAGAAGTAGGCGTAACGATACGAAATGTACGCCGCCGGCAGCTTCGGGAGACTCGAAGCACACGCCAGCTCCCAAAAAGCCGCCGGCCAGCAAGAACAGGTCGAGTAGAGGTGTGAGGGTCAGGAGAGGTGTGGACGCTTTTGAGGACCAGGGGATGTCCATGTCTCTTATGCTGAAGGTCGGACCCGAGGTGGACGAGGACGTTTCCGCTACGAGCCGCGGGTTGATAAAAAACGATACCGAGGGAAACCGAGAGCGCGTGATGGATCACGTTCTAACTGAGAACGACGACGGATTTGAGAACCTTGACCTCATTGCGAGGAAGTCGAGCAGAGCGGACAAGCAGAGGAGGCGCTGCGTGACCTCAGAAATGAGGATGCACGTCCTGGGAGACCAAAACGTCCAGGAACCGGCCCCGGTCTCCAACCGGCTCAAGCGCAGCCTCAGCTGCCCCGACATCTCCTCCCTCCGGCCCAGCACCGACCACACCCTTCCTTTCCACCCACCGTCCCCCAAGCAGCCAACGCACCCGCGGCCTTGTTCCCCGCTCAAGCGCGAGCGGCGCCACACCGTGTGCAGCCTGGAGATCGAGCGCGAGATCGCCCCCCTGTGTCTCCGCAAGGAAGTGTACCCTAACTGGGCCGGCCCGTCCGGTAGCGCCCGCCCGCACTCACCGTCCAAATCGCTCGCAGCGCTCGTGTCCTGCTTCCTCTCCAGCCCTCTCGCCTTCCTCTCCGAGAGGTCGTCCCGAAGGCGCGGTGACGATAGCACGTACGGGTCCACTCTGTCGTTCTCCAAAATCACAAACTCACCGTCTACCTCGTTTACGTCCGCGTTCTCCCCCGATGCCGCTCACACACCTGAAGATCACGCTCTATCGTCACACTCCAG TGTGTTCGACTCGGTCCCGACGCCGGCCGAAGACTGTGGGGTTCATCAGGAGAGCGGAGAACATGATCTGGCCACAGTGGCATCTGAGGAGAAAGCTCTGTCTGACCCGGACGTTAAG actGTCAGGAAGCAGATAGAAGGAAAGAAAGTTTCCGCCATCCGCATCCGCAAGACTCTTCCTAAACCGCAATATAACCTCACCCCCATGGGTCTGCCCAAAGCTGTCAG GGTGAAGAAGAAAGTTTTCAGTGTGGAGGAAATTTATACCAACAAAAATTTTACTTCACCTCCTGAGGG GAGATTAGAGACGATATTTGAAGCCCCCCTGAGCCGCCGGGACGGCTCCGAATCTTTCATCAGTCTGAAACGAATGAAGCGATTTATCGATTTTCCGGAACTGGGCGTGGCCAGGAAGCCCAAGAGGCCTCCGATCGGTGGAGCGGGCGGAGCTCAGAGGAAAGGTGCAGGGAACTCTGGGGCGGGGAGGACGCGCAGGGGCGTCTGGGCGTCGTCCAGAGAGGAATCGCTGCTCGTGCAGGACTCTGATTCGCTCTTGTGCTCCAAATTGACCGAGCTGGACACGTGGATGATCAGGGAGCAAATGGTCAACTGA